A genome region from Candidatus Zixiibacteriota bacterium includes the following:
- the bamA gene encoding outer membrane protein assembly factor BamA produces the protein MTPRAGTALVIVCMVALLATTAGAQGNYTVVEIEVVGNKIATNSLIFGVSSIAKGSPLTPTIIQNTIHRLYGLGIFKDVRIDALEVPGGLKVLIVVKELPKLVGLEFNGNKKIKSDDLKKDLGLGVGGYISPYLIHEKRQTILDNYAEKGYFQAEVEGVLTYNADSTEASLKYEIKEKSKVKVASVIMTGNVRVKTDDLIGKMRNRKRGFLRSSDFAQEKYEEDKEKVIEEYHKKGYIDAYLILDSIHIDTAVNLMTIYLNVYEGPRYYFGESTFEGNEVLKAPILSRVLKHKAGQVFNTEKYDESIGELYSAYQEIGHLHVRMADERATRADSIIDIKYIISEGLPAHINLIHITGNTRTKEKVIRREIPVRPGQVFNRSLLIRSVREVMALNFFTNVEPMPISLPNGDVDLEFKVVEKQTGQISAGAGYNSQDKVVGSVGMGIPNFRGNGQNLTFSVDFGSRRNSFSISFTEPWLFGRPTLLGVDLFAMSRRWFDDYTEARRGGSVRVGRRLRWPDNYFRLYTSYRLERNRFYDYDDTFEAQNSSSTTYRYRWTEITDSSTVEHRSKDETIVGEPLPGSLVAYNEKWNTASRLAFTLVRDSRNLPEFATKGSIMSYTWEKTGILGGFWKYQVHRFELAKFIPLFWKFALAAKVEYGVVVGGSDDPRDLRILVSDRFNPGGTAYDGTIRGYDDGILTPDSLVYGTDTSLYYFADPETIDPNVDEPDSVTVSPSFKTRVRGKHMLVGNAEIQLPIVENQIYGLLFLDAGNSWLHLDDMKPLTGLYKGAGLGFRIVVPGIGTIGFDFAKPFDDPPDGSGRGWKPHFQIGSTIR, from the coding sequence ATGACACCCCGAGCAGGGACGGCTCTTGTCATCGTGTGTATGGTTGCCCTGCTGGCCACAACGGCCGGCGCGCAGGGCAATTACACGGTGGTCGAGATTGAAGTGGTCGGCAATAAGATCGCCACCAATTCGCTGATTTTCGGGGTTTCATCGATCGCCAAAGGCTCGCCGCTCACTCCGACCATTATCCAAAACACCATCCACCGCCTATACGGCCTGGGGATTTTCAAAGATGTGCGGATCGACGCGCTTGAAGTTCCGGGAGGTCTGAAAGTCCTGATAGTCGTCAAGGAGCTGCCCAAGCTGGTCGGGCTGGAGTTCAACGGCAATAAGAAGATCAAGTCCGACGATCTCAAGAAAGACCTGGGGCTCGGAGTCGGCGGGTATATTTCACCCTACCTGATTCACGAAAAACGGCAGACGATTCTCGACAATTATGCCGAAAAGGGGTATTTCCAGGCCGAGGTCGAAGGGGTTCTTACCTATAACGCCGATTCGACCGAGGCATCGCTCAAATACGAAATCAAGGAGAAGTCCAAGGTCAAAGTCGCCAGTGTAATTATGACCGGCAACGTCCGGGTGAAAACCGACGACCTGATCGGCAAAATGCGCAACCGCAAGCGCGGCTTCCTCCGAAGTTCCGATTTTGCGCAGGAGAAATACGAGGAAGACAAAGAGAAGGTTATAGAGGAGTATCACAAGAAGGGGTATATCGACGCATATCTGATATTGGACTCAATCCATATCGATACCGCGGTCAACCTGATGACGATCTACCTGAACGTCTACGAGGGACCCCGGTATTATTTCGGCGAATCGACTTTCGAGGGCAACGAAGTTCTCAAAGCCCCAATTCTGAGCAGAGTGCTGAAACACAAGGCCGGCCAGGTTTTCAACACGGAGAAGTACGACGAGTCAATCGGCGAGTTGTACTCGGCATATCAGGAAATCGGCCACCTGCATGTGCGAATGGCCGACGAACGCGCCACGCGGGCCGATTCTATCATCGATATCAAGTACATAATCTCCGAGGGTCTCCCGGCGCATATCAATCTGATTCATATTACCGGCAACACGCGCACCAAGGAGAAAGTGATCCGCCGCGAAATACCGGTGAGACCGGGGCAAGTATTCAATCGCTCCTTGCTGATCCGCTCGGTGCGCGAGGTGATGGCGCTCAATTTCTTTACCAATGTCGAGCCGATGCCGATCAGTCTGCCCAACGGCGATGTCGATCTTGAGTTCAAAGTAGTCGAGAAACAAACCGGCCAGATTTCGGCGGGAGCTGGCTACAACAGCCAGGACAAGGTAGTCGGCTCGGTCGGCATGGGCATACCTAATTTCAGGGGCAACGGCCAGAACCTGACTTTCTCCGTCGATTTCGGCAGCCGCCGCAACTCATTCTCCATCTCGTTCACGGAACCATGGCTGTTCGGCCGCCCGACTCTCCTGGGAGTTGACTTATTCGCCATGAGCCGCAGGTGGTTTGATGACTACACCGAGGCGCGCCGCGGCGGGTCGGTCCGCGTGGGGCGCAGACTCCGCTGGCCCGACAACTACTTCCGGCTGTATACGTCCTATCGCCTCGAACGCAACCGCTTCTACGACTACGACGACACCTTCGAAGCCCAGAACTCCAGCAGCACGACGTATCGCTACCGCTGGACCGAGATTACCGACAGTTCCACGGTGGAGCACCGGAGCAAAGACGAGACCATAGTCGGCGAGCCGCTCCCCGGCTCCCTGGTGGCATATAACGAGAAATGGAATACGGCGTCGCGGCTGGCTTTCACGCTGGTCCGCGATTCGCGGAACCTTCCGGAATTCGCCACCAAAGGCTCGATCATGTCGTACACCTGGGAGAAGACCGGAATCCTGGGCGGATTCTGGAAGTACCAAGTACACCGGTTTGAGCTGGCCAAATTTATCCCGCTGTTCTGGAAATTCGCACTCGCGGCCAAAGTCGAGTACGGGGTCGTGGTGGGGGGCTCCGACGACCCCCGTGATCTGCGCATTCTCGTATCTGACCGCTTCAATCCCGGCGGCACGGCTTATGACGGCACCATTCGCGGCTACGATGACGGAATCCTGACACCTGATTCGCTGGTGTACGGAACGGATACATCGCTCTATTATTTTGCCGACCCCGAGACGATCGACCCCAACGTGGACGAACCGGACTCAGTCACGGTCAGCCCGAGTTTCAAGACGAGAGTACGCGGCAAACACATGCTTGTCGGAAATGCCGAAATCCAGCTCCCGATTGTCGAGAACCAGATCTACGGCTTACTTTTTCTTGATGCCGGCAATTCCTGGCTGCATCTTGATGACATGAAGCCGCTGACCGGGCTTTACAAGGGCGCGGGTCTCGGTTTCAGAATTGTCGTGCCGGGAATCGGCACCATTGGTTTTGACTTTGCCAAGCCGTTCGACGATCCTCCCGACGGTAGCGGTCGAGGCTGGAAACCGCATTTCCAGATTGGCAGTACAATTCGATGA
- the rplU gene encoding 50S ribosomal protein L21 — protein sequence MQAVFQLSGFQFSAQEGDTLRVPRQKVEVGQAFEIDHVLLVKDKETALIGTPTVAGAHIEAELLANGRGDKVIVYKFKRRTKYRRTRGHRQDYSEIKIKKIVAPH from the coding sequence ATGCAGGCTGTTTTTCAATTATCCGGTTTTCAGTTCAGCGCGCAGGAAGGCGACACTCTGCGGGTCCCGCGCCAGAAAGTCGAGGTCGGTCAGGCCTTTGAGATCGACCATGTGCTACTGGTGAAAGACAAAGAGACTGCTCTGATCGGCACGCCGACAGTTGCCGGGGCGCATATCGAGGCTGAACTGCTGGCCAACGGCAGAGGCGACAAGGTGATCGTTTATAAGTTCAAGCGCCGGACCAAGTATCGCCGCACCCGCGGGCACCGGCAGGACTATTCGGAGATCAAGATCAAGAAAATCGTGGCGCCTCACTGA
- a CDS encoding OmpH family outer membrane protein gives MRVLFNLALLLMSIAPLLMTVGGTAQAQGLKIGFINDEKIKTAYPEWARAQEQMDVEMKAWDDEATAKQSELQELQQEYEKQKLILSDEKKKEREAAIRAKRDALDAYTRQIYGPGGSAENKQMELIKPLLDKVNTAIQLVAEEGGYDVVFTLQSALGYIKPIYDITDKVLEKLEKIEE, from the coding sequence ATGCGAGTTCTCTTTAACCTGGCGCTCTTGCTGATGTCTATCGCGCCACTGCTCATGACCGTAGGCGGCACCGCCCAGGCGCAGGGTCTTAAGATCGGCTTTATCAATGATGAGAAGATCAAGACAGCCTATCCCGAATGGGCGCGCGCTCAGGAACAGATGGATGTCGAGATGAAGGCCTGGGACGACGAGGCCACCGCCAAGCAGTCCGAACTGCAGGAACTCCAGCAGGAGTACGAGAAGCAGAAGCTGATTCTCTCTGACGAGAAAAAGAAAGAGCGTGAGGCGGCGATTCGAGCCAAGCGCGATGCGCTCGACGCGTACACCCGGCAGATTTACGGACCCGGCGGTTCCGCTGAGAATAAGCAGATGGAGTTGATTAAGCCGCTCCTCGACAAAGTGAACACGGCTATCCAACTGGTCGCCGAAGAGGGCGGCTACGACGTGGTATTCACGCTGCAGTCCGCGTTGGGTTATATCAAGCCGATCTACGATATCACCGACAAGGTGCTGGAGAAGCTTGAGAAGATCGAAGAATAG